Sequence from the Terriglobales bacterium genome:
GGGACCGAAAACTTTCACGCCGACCTGCGTGCGAATCCCAGTCGAAAGCATGTCGATGCGATTGCGAATCGGCTGCGTCCAGATATTGGTAACGCCTGGAATGTGCAGCTTTTCGTCAAGCCGGGCCAGAATGGCGTCCTTTGTGAGCCCCTTGGGCCACTGGTCTTTCGGCTTCAGAACGATGGTGGTCTCCGCCATGTTGATGGGCGCGGGGTCAGTAGCCGTTTCGGCGCGGCCGATTTTTCCCACCACCGTTTCTACCTCAGGATCGGAAGCGATGATCCGGTCTTGCTGGCGCAAAATTTCCGTTGCTTTGGTAAGCGAGATGCGTGGATCGGTAATCGGCATGAACATCGCGCTCTCTTCATCCAGAGGCGGCATGAATTCCGACCCAATCGTGCGAGCGACCAGAAGAGCTGCCACAAAAAGCGAAGCCGCCGCGAGCAACGTGATGGCGCGGTGACGCAGCGCCCATTTCAGTGTAGGCCGGTATAAAGCCCGCAGAAAACGCATCACTGGATTTTCCTCTTCCCGACGCAGCTTGCCACGGATCAGCAGCGTGCACAGCACCGGTACCAGAGTGATTGCGATAATCGTCGAGCCCACCATCGAGAACGTCTTGGTGAACGCTAGCGGATGAAACATTTTGCCTTCCATGCCGGTGAGCGCGAACACTGGGATGAAGGCGAGAATGATGATCACCATGGCGAAGAAGATCGGCCGCCCCACCAGCTTGGCTGCGTCCAGTGTGATCTGCCACAAATAGGGCCTGTATTCGCCGTGAGTTTCGGAGAAGCGTTCGGCATGGCGAATAACGTTCTCCGTCATCACGATTCCCGCGTCCACCAGCACGCCGATAGCGATCGCGATTCCCCCCAGCGACATGATGTTCGAAGAAATGCCCCAGCCTTTCATGAACAGAAAGGCGCTTAGCACAGCCAGCGGCAGCGGCAAGGTAACAACCAGAATGCTGCGAAAATGCCAGAGGAAAACCACGTGCGCCAGAGTGACGAGGATGATTTCTTCCAGCAATGCATGCCGCAGAGTATCGACTGAGTGATGGATAAGAACGCTGCGATCATAGAAAGGAACAATGCGCACGCCCTTGGGCAAGCCAGGGCTGATGGCTTCGATCTTGGCTTTCACGGCATCGATCACCTCCAGAGCGTTGGCGCCGTAGCGTATGACTACAACCCCGCCAACTGCCTCGCGTCCTGCTTTATCCAGAACCCCGCGGCGAAAATCAGGTCCAAGTTGCACGGACGCAAGATTGCGGATGTAGATGGGAACGCCGCGAGTCGCGCCCACCACGATGTTCTCGATGTCCTGGGTGTTCCTAATGAGCCCGAGGCCACGCACGGCGTATTCCGCATCCCCGAGCTCCAGCACCTTCGCGCCTACGTTGTTGTTGCTGCGCTCTACTGCTGAAAAAACATCCTTCATGGAGATGTTGTAGGCGCGCAGCTTCACCGGATCGATATCGATCTGGTATTGCCTGACGTACCCGCCGACACTGGCCACTTCAGCAACTCCCGGGATGGAATTGAGCTGATAGCGAACGTACCAGTCCTGGATGGAGTGCAGCGTGCCGCTGTCATACGGACCCTCCAACGTGTACCAGAACACCTGGCCGACACCGGTGGCATCCGGACCTAGCACAGGCGTGACTCCCGTCGGCAGGATGCTGCTGGCAAGGCTTAGCCGTTCGAGAACCCGCGTGCGGGCAAAATAGACGCCAATGTTATCTTCGAAGATCAGGTTGATCATGGAGAAGCCAAAGGCGGAGGACGAGCGCACCGTCTTCACTCCCGGCAAGCCCTGCAAATTCACGGTCAGTGGGTACGTGATCTGATCTTCGACTTCCTGGGGGCTGCGTCCCGGCCAGTCGGTGAAAACGATTACCTGGTTTTCGCTGAGATCAGGAATCGCATCGATTGGGGTGTGCAGTAAGGCCCAATAGCCGCCGGCAGCCAGGGCGGCATAGGCGAGGAGGATTAGCAAACGATTGCGCAGCGAGAATTCGATGATGCGGTTGATCATGGCTTCTCCTACTGCGCTCGCAAGCGAACGTGCTCGACCGCGAGGGCTTTACCCCCGCGCGTGACCTCAACAGTTGTGTTCCACGAGCCCGCCATGGGCACGCGAATCTGTCCTGCGTATTCGCTGCCGGTCCACCGAAGCTCCCCGCCACTTCGCATCTCCTGCATGTTCATCGACGGCATAGCTGGCATCACCAGCGTGACCTTCACCTGTGCATCGTTGACTCGGCCACCATTTCTGTCCGTGAGGCCCACATAAAAGGTAGCCAACTCATTTCCTTTAAGCGGGGCCGGGTCGGTGGTCAGGTTGAACTTCACCCGCGACGCACCTTCTCCAGTAGCGGCTCGGTTCCCCTCGTGTGCCGCGAACTCCTTCGATCCCCCAAACAATCCGGTCATGCCGCCGGTGAGGCGAGTCTGGGAATCGATCAGGAAGCTGCCATTCACCACCACCTGCTCGCCATCGCGCAGCCCTTTCAGCACCGGGTAATAATCTTCGCCAGCGCGTCCGACCTCGATCTGCCGTGCTTCGAAGACTCCATTCCCCTTGGCGACGTACGCGATCTGACGTGTACCGGTATCGAGAACCGCAGAACGTGGTACCACCAGCAAATTGGCCGAGCTCGCCGAAACGAACTCGGCGCGCACGAACATTCCGGGACGCAGACGCATTCCGGCGTTGCTGACGTGAATATGAACCGGCACAGTACGAGTCTTAGTGCTGGCGGTCGGCTCGATGAACTCCACGCGACCGTGAATGCTGCTGCCGGGAAGTGCGTCGGAAGTGATGATCACCGCGTGATTCACGCGAATCTGTGGCAGATCGATTTCGTACACGTCTGCCTTCACCCACACGGAACTCAAATCCGCCAGCGTGTAAAGAACGTCGCCGGTGTTGACGTACTGACCCTGCGTTGCTTTGCGTTCAACGATAGTCCCGCCGGTAGGAGCGTAGATGGTAACGTGAGGAACGGAATCGCCGCTGTGGTCCTCGCTGATCTTTGACGGAGAAATGCCCCATAACTCTAGCCGGTGCCGGCTGGCGGCAACCAGATCGTCAGCCTGCTCGATGGCCTGCTGCTCTGCGTTTTCCCCCAGTTGTCGGCGGCTCTCCAGTGCCAGCCGATACTCTTCGACCGTGGTGCTTACTTCAGGACTGTAGATTTCTGCGATCGCCTGACCGCGTTGGATCGTCTGCCCGGTGTATTGCACATAAAGCTTGTCGATGCGCCCCGCTATGCGAGCACTAATCGTGGCTAGCTGAGTTTCTGGTTCTTCCACGCGCCCGAAGGCCTGCAGATGATCCGTCAGCCGCCGGCGGCGCACTGGTTCCAGTTGTATGCCCGCAGCCGCCTGCTCCTGCGCGGTGAGCTCGACGGAGGCGCCGGATTCCGCGAATAACTCGGAATCGATTCCGGAAGAGGCTGCCTGGCTCTCTGAGCGCGCTATGCTCTCTGAGCGCGCCGTTTCGCTGGCCGGCCGGCTCGCCAGCACCGCGCGTCTGTTCTGCATTACACGAATGCCCCGAATCGCAGCCAGCGAGATCAGCAGGCCAAGGGCAAGTCCAATGACAAGGAATTTCTGTTCTCGTCCGTTCATTGCACTCCTCCTGCTGAGGAGGACTTGCTCGTGGACTCCCGTGGAATCGGCGCTCCGACCGCCTGCTCCAGCTCCGCCATGCGGCTTTCAAATTCGGCTTCTGCTTTGAAGTAACTGGACTGCACGTCGAGATTCAGGTTCTGACTGTCCAGCAGGTTCAGATAGTCGCCGCGATCATTCTTGTACGCGGCGGCCGCCGCTTTGAGCGAGGCTTCAGCTTGTGGGCGAAGCGTGTCGCGATAAAGCACGGCCATACGCTGTGCCGTCCGCGCTTTGATCCACGCTTCCTGAATTTGCAGGAAAACAGCACTGCGTTGATTCTCGTATTCCGCCTGCTGAGCAGAGACTGCTGCCCGGGCTTCACCGATCTCGGACTCGTGCTTGCGGCGGTTCAGCCAGGGAAGATTCAGTGAGAACTCAAGCATGTAGTTGTTGCGGAACTTCGCGTCTTCCGGCAGGAGCATGTAACCACCGCCCACGGTGTAGTCGGGCGAATATGATTTTTCCGCCAGGCGCTGCTTGGCCTCGCTTTGCTCGATGGCTTTCGAAATCGCCAGTAGTTCAGGTCGGCTCTCCACCGCCAGTCTCTGCAGGTCCGCCAGTTTAGGAAGGCGATCGGGAATCACGTATTCGCCAACAACTTCCAGCGGTTGTGAGGGATCACGCCCACAAAGCGCGTTTAAAGTAGCGCGGGCGATCTGGCCATTTTGTTCCAGGTCAATGAGGTGCTCCATCAGGCGGGTCAGCGCAATTTGTGCTTTCAAGACATCCTGCTGCGGAACACGGCCAACGGTGTACTTGATGCGCGCGGCCTCCAGTCCCTGACGAGCCAGCGTGGCCTGCTCGTCATGCAATCGCCATTCGTCGTAGTTTCGCAGTAGGTCGTAGAACGCTTTGCGAACCCGAGTACCGACTTCGCGGCGCGTGGCCTCCAGCTCAGCTTTGGCGATGTCGATCTGCTTGCCGGCAATCTCGGAACGCAAGCCGCGTTTTCCTGGTCCGGGCAGGGACTGCGAAAACATGAACATGTTCTGCGCCTGGTTCAGGTTCCAGGGCTGCCGCAGCGGCGTGCCCCAATCGCGATACTGGAAGACTGGATCCTCCAGCGCACCAGCGTCTGCCTGACGCTGCTCTGCAATGGTGACACGACGGACAGCTGCGCGAATTTCCGGGTTGCTCACCATCGCGATCTCTTCCAGTTCGGCGAGGGTCTTCGCCGGGACCTCAGAATGATGCTGTTGCATCGTCTCGCCGAGTTCCGACAAATCGAGCGGAAAGGGATCTTCTGCAAGCAGCGCGATCGGCGCCAGTAGTAATAGGGCGATTAGACGTGAGACTCTCATCTCCAACTCCAGTGACAAAGCGATTGCGTTGGTCATGCCCGCGAGAGCGCAGGCGCAAGGAGATGGAGGCGCTCTAGATTCTCAGTGAGAGGAGAGAGCGCAAAGGCGGCGGAGAAGCATTGGAAAAGTTAACTGCAATAACAGTACGAGTGGAACTGAGGGCGGAACCCGTGTGCGGAATCCCCACAAGCTGCGGACTTGTCGGGGCAATCCGAGTTACCAGGGACTCCTTCTCCTGCTGCTGAGATGAACAGCAGGAGCGGGCGCCAGGTGAAGTTGAGCCACTGATACCTGAGCTCGGGTGACAGCAGTCGTGCGAAGCTGGAGAGGTTCCCAGCATTGGCATCAGACACGCCATCGCTGGACTCGCCGCGGCGGTTAGCACTACCGCCAGAATTACCGCCGAAATGTACCTTCTCCAGAGCACGAATTTTCGACCTGTTTCAGCAGAGCATATAACGGATTAGGGAATTAGACCAACTGCGGGAGGTCACAATGGGCATGGTTACCATGCCACAGTTGGCTGCCGATCCTCAGAACTCCCGGTACACCCTCAGCCAGCGGGAGAAGAAATCCAGCAACTCGCCTGGCGGACGCAGCCACACTTCAGCGCTGGTCTCACGCCACTCTGGCCTGCACAATACCGTCAACCCCCGCGGGCGAAGCTCCCGGAAGGCATCTTCGTCGGTCTGATCATCGCCGAGGTAAGCAGCCGGAGTTCGGGGATTGCTCTCCCCCAACACTGTTCGCACCGCATATCCCTTGGTACGGCCGCCAAAGCGTATTTCCAGGCCGCCGTCGAATTCCATGAGCGAAATTCCTGCGCGCTGCGCCAGTGGTTCCCATCCCGAGATCGCCTGCTGACGGATGTTGGCCGCGTCCTGCGGGGCCAGCCCGCGCCAGTGCAAGGTGACGCTTCCCGGTTTCAGCTCGGCGTGCTGTTGCAGATTCTGCTCGCGAAGCCAGTCTCCCGCTGCAGCCAGCGCGTCCTCGACCCCGGGGTCGACCTTGGCAACTTCATA
This genomic interval carries:
- a CDS encoding CusA/CzcA family heavy metal efflux RND transporter codes for the protein MINRIIEFSLRNRLLILLAYAALAAGGYWALLHTPIDAIPDLSENQVIVFTDWPGRSPQEVEDQITYPLTVNLQGLPGVKTVRSSSAFGFSMINLIFEDNIGVYFARTRVLERLSLASSILPTGVTPVLGPDATGVGQVFWYTLEGPYDSGTLHSIQDWYVRYQLNSIPGVAEVASVGGYVRQYQIDIDPVKLRAYNISMKDVFSAVERSNNNVGAKVLELGDAEYAVRGLGLIRNTQDIENIVVGATRGVPIYIRNLASVQLGPDFRRGVLDKAGREAVGGVVVIRYGANALEVIDAVKAKIEAISPGLPKGVRIVPFYDRSVLIHHSVDTLRHALLEEIILVTLAHVVFLWHFRSILVVTLPLPLAVLSAFLFMKGWGISSNIMSLGGIAIAIGVLVDAGIVMTENVIRHAERFSETHGEYRPYLWQITLDAAKLVGRPIFFAMVIIILAFIPVFALTGMEGKMFHPLAFTKTFSMVGSTIIAITLVPVLCTLLIRGKLRREEENPVMRFLRALYRPTLKWALRHRAITLLAAASLFVAALLVARTIGSEFMPPLDEESAMFMPITDPRISLTKATEILRQQDRIIASDPEVETVVGKIGRAETATDPAPINMAETTIVLKPKDQWPKGLTKDAILARLDEKLHIPGVTNIWTQPIRNRIDMLSTGIRTQVGVKVFGPDIKTIERLSAEIERVLRSVPGAVDLYAERITGTPYLEIEIDRAAAARYGINIQDVQDVIETAVGGRNLTTTIEGRQRFPVRVRYARDFRENIEDLKNVLVTAPDGAQIPLGELATIRTNMGPSMISSENGLLRGTVLLNVRGRDVGGFVDEAKRVVARQVKMPLGYYVEWSGQYENQIRAKRRLEIVIPIVLLIICLLLYQTYHSWKEAAHVMLAVPFALTGGVFLLKLLGFNFSVAVWVGFIALFGTAVQTGVVMVIYLEEAVVRKVAAEGGLTKQGLHDAVIEGALLRLRPKVMTVATVVAGLLPLMWSTRTGAEVMKPLATPVLGGMVSSLMHVLIVTPVIFTWLREREMEQRNLQDETQADSAVRF
- a CDS encoding efflux RND transporter periplasmic adaptor subunit, which produces MNGREQKFLVIGLALGLLISLAAIRGIRVMQNRRAVLASRPASETARSESIARSESQAASSGIDSELFAESGASVELTAQEQAAAGIQLEPVRRRRLTDHLQAFGRVEEPETQLATISARIAGRIDKLYVQYTGQTIQRGQAIAEIYSPEVSTTVEEYRLALESRRQLGENAEQQAIEQADDLVAASRHRLELWGISPSKISEDHSGDSVPHVTIYAPTGGTIVERKATQGQYVNTGDVLYTLADLSSVWVKADVYEIDLPQIRVNHAVIITSDALPGSSIHGRVEFIEPTASTKTRTVPVHIHVSNAGMRLRPGMFVRAEFVSASSANLLVVPRSAVLDTGTRQIAYVAKGNGVFEARQIEVGRAGEDYYPVLKGLRDGEQVVVNGSFLIDSQTRLTGGMTGLFGGSKEFAAHEGNRAATGEGASRVKFNLTTDPAPLKGNELATFYVGLTDRNGGRVNDAQVKVTLVMPAMPSMNMQEMRSGGELRWTGSEYAGQIRVPMAGSWNTTVEVTRGGKALAVEHVRLRAQ
- a CDS encoding TolC family protein, translating into MRVSRLIALLLLAPIALLAEDPFPLDLSELGETMQQHHSEVPAKTLAELEEIAMVSNPEIRAAVRRVTIAEQRQADAGALEDPVFQYRDWGTPLRQPWNLNQAQNMFMFSQSLPGPGKRGLRSEIAGKQIDIAKAELEATRREVGTRVRKAFYDLLRNYDEWRLHDEQATLARQGLEAARIKYTVGRVPQQDVLKAQIALTRLMEHLIDLEQNGQIARATLNALCGRDPSQPLEVVGEYVIPDRLPKLADLQRLAVESRPELLAISKAIEQSEAKQRLAEKSYSPDYTVGGGYMLLPEDAKFRNNYMLEFSLNLPWLNRRKHESEIGEARAAVSAQQAEYENQRSAVFLQIQEAWIKARTAQRMAVLYRDTLRPQAEASLKAAAAAYKNDRGDYLNLLDSQNLNLDVQSSYFKAEAEFESRMAELEQAVGAPIPRESTSKSSSAGGVQ
- the otsB gene encoding trehalose-phosphatase, whose protein sequence is MVLAVTSTRIEQFLAELRNSPHSILLLDYDGTLAPFRQQRHLALPYPGLSALLKDIMRDGHTRVVVVTGRTAYDVIPLLGIYPYPEIWGSHGLERLRPDGTYEVAKVDPGVEDALAAAGDWLREQNLQQHAELKPGSVTLHWRGLAPQDAANIRQQAISGWEPLAQRAGISLMEFDGGLEIRFGGRTKGYAVRTVLGESNPRTPAAYLGDDQTDEDAFRELRPRGLTVLCRPEWRETSAEVWLRPPGELLDFFSRWLRVYREF